The following coding sequences are from one Diospyros lotus cultivar Yz01 chromosome 7, ASM1463336v1, whole genome shotgun sequence window:
- the LOC127805621 gene encoding uncharacterized protein LOC127805621 — protein sequence MIRKKRLRKTGITDLGGDASLPTHASASLSTPPQPPASSPAPPQPPASSPAPPQPIASSPTPPQPPLSGHAPSQPPGSRQTPSESFTPHLSHDIPSTASSTSRRYWIVNVIDEEGLIKQEKLRVKDVWLLARGRRVMLEFNESFQPIGDPAGLLGGILGELASDFVAFPVNYESWHKVPKTYKEEIYKNRIMEKFNVDEGPAKNFILKNIGKKWKDNRCKLYHEWYDPNIGREANITKHPPGISQDQWASFIDYRARDKTKEICQKNAENRFKLTIPHTGGSKSLARKKYEMEIESGQPVSRGLLYIATHKKKDGSFVNEGARTISAPDAHSGPVSPAGRLSSNASHDIHQTHQDPNQQS from the exons ATGATTAGGAAGAAACGTCTAAGAAAGACAGGCATTACTGATTTAGGTGGAGATGCCTCACTTCCCACACATGCTTCAGCATCATTGTCAACTCCACCACAACCCCCAGCATCATCCCCAGCTCCACCACAACCCCCAGCATCATCCCCAGCTCCACCACAACCTATAGCATCCTCCCCAACTCCACCGCAACCTCCATTATCTGGCCATGCCCCATCACAACCTCCAGGATCTAGGCAGACTCCATCAGAATCATTCACCCCACATCTCTCTCACGATATTCCATCGACAGCCTCGTCTACATCACGTCGTTACTGGATAGTTAATGTGATAG ATGAAGAAGGGCTTATAAAACAGGAAAAACTAAGGGTTAAAGATGTTTGGTTACTAGCACGTGGAAGGCGTGTTATGTTAGAGTTCAATGAATCATTCCAACCAATTGGAGATCCAGCTGGACTTCTTGGAGGGATTTTAGGAGAATTAGCCTCTGATTTTGTTGCTTTTCCTGTCAATTATGAAAGTTGGCACAAAGTACCGAAGACATACAAAgaagaaatttacaaaaatagaatcatg gaaaaatttaatgttgacGAGGGGCCtgctaaaaattttattttgaagaacATTGGGAAGAAATGGAAGGACAATAGATGTAAATTATACCATGAGTGGTATGATCCCAATATTGGTCGAGAAGCAAATATTACAAAGCATCCACCGGGAATATCTCAAGACCAATGGGCAAGTTTTATTGACTATCGTGCACGAGATAAGACTAAG GAGATATGTCAAAAAAATGCTGAAAATCGATTCAAATTGACAATTCCACACACAGGAGGGTCGAAAAGTCTAGCAAGGAAAAAATATGAGATG gaaattgAGAGTGGCCAGCCTGTGAGTAGGGGTTTATTATACATTGCGACgcataagaagaaagatggatcttttgTGAATGAAGGAGCACGAACTATAAGC gcacCAGATGCACATAGTGGACCAGTGTCACCAGCAGGAAGGCTCTCTTCTAATGCAAGTCATGACATTCATCAGACCCATCAAGATCCAAACCAACAAAGTTGA